From a single Maylandia zebra isolate NMK-2024a linkage group LG3, Mzebra_GT3a, whole genome shotgun sequence genomic region:
- the LOC112430870 gene encoding Fc receptor-like protein 4 isoform X2, producing the protein MKETSVLCLLFLISLLSCTTNQARLTVSPSSSQFFEGDSVSLSCEEDDSSAGWTLRRNASKGQRTQCGDGWGKAAGSSCNIDVFTQDSGVYWCESREGPISNMVNLTVTGGSVILQSPVLPVMEGDDVTLLCKTKTTPSNLPAAFYKDGSLISNRTSNNMTIQHVSRSDEGLYKCDISGHGESPSSWITVTGKPTTTPPSTPTPVSTSTSIPTSASLVLPVLISVGSVCVVVLLVLLALLVRRDVDLKPEEIYTTVVYSAVRAEDVSIGDKTIRKRSPRL; encoded by the exons ttctgatctcactgctgagctgcacaacaaaccaag ctcgtctgactgtgagtcccagcagctctcagttctttgaaggagactctgtgtctctgagctgtgaggaggacgacagctctgctggatggactctgaggagaaatGCAAGCAAAGGACAGAGGACTCAGTGTGGAGATGGGTGGGGAAAAGCAGCTGGTTCTTCTTGTAACATCGATGTTTTCACCCAGgacagtggagtttactggtgtgagtccagagagggtcccatcagtaacatggttaacctgacagtcactg gtggatcagtgatcctgcagagtcctgtcctccctgtgatggagggagatgacgtcactctgctctgtaaaacaaagaccactccctccaacctcccagctgctttctataaagatggctccctcatAAGCAACAGGACTTCAAATAATatgaccatccagcatgtttccaggtctgatgaaggcctctacaagtgtgacatcagcggtcatggagagtctccatccagctggatcactgtcacag ggaAACCTACAACCACACCTCCATCTACTCCCACACCTGTATCTACATCCACCTCTATCCCTACATCAGCCTCTCTTGTTCTTCCTGTGTTAATCTCTGTTGGGTCAGTCTGTGTTGTGGTTCTACTGGTGTTACTGGCTCTACTGGTGAGAAGAGATGTTGACCTGAAACCTGAAG agaTTTATACAACTGTGGTTTACTCAGCAGTGAGAGCTGAAGACGTCAGTATTGGAGACAAAACCATCAGAAAGAGGAGTCCAAG actttAA
- the LOC143416911 gene encoding Fc receptor-like protein 4, producing the protein MKETSVLCLLFLISLLSCTTNQARLTVSPSSSQFFEGVFVSLSCEEDDSSAGWTLRRNTSKRQRAQCGRDGWGKPAGSSCNITMMVPHDCGVYWCESREGPISNMVNLTVTGGSVILQSPVLPVMEGDDVTLLCKTKTTPPNLPAAFYKDGSLIRKQPTGHMTIQHVSRSDEGLYKCDISGHGESPSSWITVTDKHTTTPTSISPPSFSPPVLSVLSSVGSVYWCFWFFW; encoded by the exons atgaaggaaacatctgtgctgtgtctgctct ttctgatctcactgctgagctgcacaacaaaccaag ctcgtctgactgtgagtcccagcagctctcagttcttTGAAGGAgtctttgtgtctctgagctgtgaggaggacgacagctctgctggatggactctgaggagaaacacaagcaaacgACAGAGGGCTCAGTGTGGAAGAGATGGGTGGGGGAAACCAGCTGGTTCTTCCTGTAACATCACTATGATGGTGCCTCATGACTgtggagtttactggtgtgagtccagagagggtcccatcagtaacatggttaacctgacagtcactg gtggatcagtgatcctgcagagtcctgtcctccctgtgatggagggagatgacgtcactctgctctgtaaaacaaagaccactccccccaacctcccagctgctttctataaagatggctccctcatcaggaagcagcctacaggtcacatgaccatccagcatgtttccaggtctgatgaaggcctctacaagtgtgacatcagcggtcatggagagtctccatccagctggatcactgtcacag acAAACATACCACCACACCTACATCCATCTCTCCTCCATCAttctctcctcctgttctcTCTGTGTTGTCATCTGTTGGATCAGTCTACTGGTGTTTTTGGTTCTTCTGGTGA